One window of the Chryseobacterium sp. CY350 genome contains the following:
- a CDS encoding sulfite exporter TauE/SafE family protein, with product MEIALVISAIALGFASGFHCIGMCGPIALSMGLTKKQATNFYLQNLTYQFGRIFTYALLGGILGIIGEGFEMAGFQQYLTIAVGVLLIVMAIFSFGGRDFASKIPFFSKFLFKVKSNLGKLLQKADYRSRFTTGILNGFLPCGMVYMALTASLASGGIWQGASYMALFGLGTLPFMFTVVLVGNLMNQAFRLKILKAVPVIMIILGGLFIVRGLELGIPYISPRAEAMTISKDNNGECHLPGDHSTHPHNANCH from the coding sequence ATGGAAATAGCACTTGTAATATCGGCAATCGCTTTAGGTTTTGCTTCCGGTTTTCACTGTATCGGAATGTGCGGCCCTATTGCATTGTCAATGGGATTGACAAAAAAGCAGGCAACCAATTTCTACCTTCAAAATTTAACCTATCAATTCGGCAGAATTTTCACTTACGCTTTATTAGGTGGAATTCTAGGAATTATCGGTGAAGGTTTTGAAATGGCAGGTTTTCAACAGTATTTGACCATTGCAGTTGGTGTTTTATTAATTGTAATGGCTATATTCTCATTTGGAGGAAGAGATTTTGCTTCAAAAATTCCATTTTTTTCTAAATTTTTGTTTAAAGTCAAATCAAACTTAGGCAAACTATTACAAAAAGCAGATTACCGCTCAAGATTTACCACCGGAATCCTCAACGGATTTCTTCCCTGCGGAATGGTTTACATGGCTCTAACCGCAAGTTTAGCATCAGGCGGAATTTGGCAAGGAGCTTCTTACATGGCTTTATTCGGATTGGGCACACTTCCTTTCATGTTTACAGTAGTTCTCGTCGGAAATCTTATGAATCAGGCTTTCAGGCTTAAAATTTTAAAAGCCGTTCCTGTGATTATGATTATCCTTGGCGGATTATTTATCGTAAGAGGTTTAGAATTGGGAATTCCATACATTTCTCCAAGAGCTGAAGCGATGACCATTTCTAAAGATAATAATGGTGAATGTCATTTGCCTGGAGATCATAGCACGCATCCGCATAATGCGAATTGTCATTAA
- a CDS encoding FixH family protein: MKNFTWGHGVFIALGSFIIFILSMLFLFPNGQKNSEMVTDKYYEEELEYQTVIDAKRRADTLQDKPVYSQNADGIKMTFPKDINNANSKIKFVLNRSDDQNLDIKRSEQLDANQSFTIPAKVLTKGNYTLRLMWTTNKTDYRLDYDVIWK; the protein is encoded by the coding sequence ATGAAAAACTTCACTTGGGGACACGGCGTATTTATCGCTCTAGGATCATTTATTATATTTATTTTGTCAATGCTATTTCTGTTTCCAAACGGACAAAAAAACTCTGAAATGGTAACAGATAAGTACTACGAAGAAGAACTGGAATATCAAACCGTAATTGATGCAAAAAGAAGAGCAGATACTTTGCAAGACAAGCCCGTCTATTCTCAGAATGCAGACGGTATAAAAATGACCTTTCCAAAAGATATTAACAACGCAAATTCTAAGATAAAATTTGTACTCAACAGATCAGATGATCAGAATTTAGACATCAAAAGATCTGAACAACTCGACGCCAATCAATCTTTTACGATTCCTGCAAAAGTTTTGACAAAAGGAAATTACACGTTACGATTGATGTGGACTACCAACAAAACAGACTACCGACTGGATTATGATGTGATATGGAAATAG
- the serS gene encoding serine--tRNA ligase, producing the protein MLQVNFLRENKERVLEGLQKRQFKNPELVNEAIVTDEERKKIQFELDSQLSEINKISKEIGILMKEGKREEAEASKSKTAQFKESSTELKSQLEVIEKKLLDILYQIPNVPYELVKAGISADDNEIIYQSHDVEGLGEGAIPHWELAKKYNLIDFELGVKIAGAGFPVYFGKGARLQRALVQYFLDKNVDAGYLEVNPPHVVNEASGYGTGQLPDKEGQMYYINADELYLIPTAEVPVTNLYRDVLLDEKDLPIKNTAFSQCYRREAGSYGAHVRGLNRLHQFEKVEIVRLEKPENSYAVLEEMVEHIKEILTDLELPYRVLRLCGGDTGFASAMTYDFEVWSAAQEKWLEVSSVSNFETFQANRLKCRYKSDGKTQLVHTLNGSAMALPRIMAALLENNQTEEGIKLPKKIAEYAKFELIN; encoded by the coding sequence ATGTTACAAGTCAATTTTTTGCGCGAAAACAAAGAACGCGTTTTAGAAGGTCTTCAAAAGAGACAATTCAAAAATCCTGAGTTGGTAAACGAGGCGATCGTTACTGACGAGGAAAGAAAAAAAATTCAGTTTGAATTAGATTCTCAACTTTCCGAAATCAACAAAATCTCCAAAGAAATTGGTATTTTAATGAAAGAAGGAAAAAGAGAAGAAGCTGAAGCATCAAAATCTAAAACAGCACAGTTCAAAGAGTCGAGCACCGAATTGAAGTCACAGTTGGAGGTGATTGAGAAGAAATTATTGGATATTTTATATCAAATTCCAAACGTGCCGTACGAATTGGTAAAAGCCGGAATTTCTGCGGACGATAACGAAATTATTTATCAGTCTCATGACGTTGAAGGTTTGGGCGAAGGTGCAATTCCACATTGGGAATTAGCAAAAAAATATAACTTAATTGATTTTGAATTAGGTGTAAAAATCGCTGGAGCAGGTTTCCCGGTTTATTTTGGGAAAGGAGCAAGATTGCAGCGGGCTTTGGTTCAGTATTTTTTAGATAAAAATGTTGATGCCGGTTACCTTGAGGTGAATCCGCCCCACGTTGTAAATGAAGCTTCAGGATATGGAACGGGTCAGTTGCCGGACAAAGAAGGGCAGATGTATTATATTAATGCAGATGAATTGTATTTAATTCCGACAGCGGAAGTTCCTGTGACTAATCTTTATCGTGATGTTTTGTTGGATGAAAAAGATCTTCCGATTAAAAACACAGCTTTTTCTCAATGCTACAGAAGAGAAGCGGGAAGTTACGGTGCTCATGTAAGAGGGTTAAATCGTCTTCACCAGTTTGAAAAAGTAGAAATTGTAAGATTGGAGAAGCCTGAAAATTCTTATGCAGTTTTGGAAGAAATGGTAGAACACATCAAAGAAATTCTGACTGATCTTGAATTGCCATACAGAGTTTTGAGACTTTGTGGTGGAGACACAGGTTTTGCATCTGCAATGACGTATGATTTTGAAGTTTGGAGCGCTGCTCAGGAAAAATGGCTTGAAGTAAGTTCAGTTTCAAATTTTGAAACCTTCCAGGCAAACAGATTGAAGTGTCGTTACAAATCTGACGGAAAAACTCAATTGGTTCATACTTTAAACGGTTCTGCGATGGCTTTACCGAGAATTATGGCCGCTTTGCTGGAGAACAATCAGACTGAAGAAGGAATTAAACTTCCAAAGAAAATCGCTGAATACGCGAAGTTTGAGTTAATTAATTAA